A single window of Salvia splendens isolate huo1 chromosome 6, SspV2, whole genome shotgun sequence DNA harbors:
- the LOC121809921 gene encoding carotenoid 9,10(9',10')-cleavage dioxygenase-like, which yields MEKTRGGAVLVRPEPKTGLISSAIDWLEWAFVKLMHDSNHHSPCLSGNFAPVDETHPLSDLAVKGDLPECLNGEIVRVGPNPRFAPVAGYHWFDGDGMVHGVRIKNGKASYVSRFVKTSRLKQEEIYGRAKFVKLGDLRGIFGLIMGTMHMLRTKLKVLDASYGNGTANTALVYHHGKLLVLGEADKPYVMRVLEDGDLQTIGMMDYDKRLSHSFTAHPKVDPLTGEMFTFGYSQTPPYITYRVISKEGVMQEPVPITIPKSIMMHDFAITENYAIFMDLPLYFIPKEMVKENKFIYTYDHTKEARFGILPRYAENEMLIKWFELPNCFIFHTSNAWEEGDEVVLISCRIENADLDVFNGSVKEKFENFKSELYEMRFNLKSGQASQKRLSASAVDFPIVNERYTGRKQRYLYGTILDHYPKVTGIIKFDLQAEPDTKKEKLEVGGNVSGIFDLGPGRFGSEAIFVPQNPDNTCEEDDGYLIFFVHDESSGKSEVNIIDAKTMSADPVAIVELPRRVPYGFHAFFVTEEQLQKQA from the exons ATGGAGAAAACCCGCGGCGGCGCTGTGCTGGTGCGGCCGGAGCCTAAAACCGGCCTTATTTCCTCGGCAATTGACTGGTTGGAATGGGCATTTGTCAAGCTCATGCACGATTCCAACCACCACTCTCCCTGTCTCTCCGGTAACTTCGCCCCCGTCGATGAGACTCATCCTCTCTCCGACCTTGCCGTCAAAGGAGATCTTCCG GAATGCCTAAACGGTGAGATCGTCAGGGTAGGTCCAAACCCGAGGTTTGCTCCGGTTGCTGGATATCATTG GTTTGATGGAGACGG AATGGTTCATGGTGTGCGCATTAAAAATGGGAAAGCATCCTATGTCTCCCGCTTTGTGAAGACGTCACGACTCAAACAAGAAGAGATTTATGGTCGAGCAAAATTTGTGAAA CTTGGTGACTTGAGAGGGATTTTTGGACTTATCATGGGTACTATGCATATGCTAAGGACAAAACTCAAAGTACTGGATGCTTCCTATGGAAATGGCACAG CTAATACAGCTCTAGTATATCATCATGGGAAGCTTTTGGTGCTTGGTGAGGCAGATAAACCAT ATGTTATGAGAGTTTTGGAAGATGGAGACCTGCAGACCATTGGCATGATGGATTACGACAAAAGACTGTCACATTCTTTTACTGCCCATCCTAAGGTGGATCCCCTCACCG GGGAAATGTTTACCTTTGGATATTCTCAGACACCACCATATATCACATACCGAGTCATATCAAAGGAAGGTGTGATGCAGGAACCAGTGCCGATAACTATACCAAAATCAATCATGATGCATGATTTTGCCATCACCgaaaattatgcaatttttatggATTTACCATTATACTTCATACCAAAG GAGATGGTAAAGGAAAACAAATTTATTTACACTTATGATCATACTAAGGAAGCTCGTTTTGGGATTCTTCCACGATATGCTGAAAATGAGATGCTAATAAAGTGGTTTGAGCTTCCAAATTGCTTCATATTCCACACCT CAAATGCTTGGGAGGAAGGAGACGAAGTAGTTCTTATCAGCTGTCGGATTGAGAATGCTGATCTTGACGTTTTCAACGGCTCTGTAAAAGAAAAGTTTGAGAATTTTAAAAGTGAACT GTATGAGATGAGATTCAACCTTAAAAGTGGTCAGGCTTCACAGAAAAGATTATCTGCATCAGCAGTAGATTTTCCCATAGTGAATGAACGCTACACAGGCAG GAAACAGCGATACTTATATGGCACAATATTGGACCATTATCCTAAGGTAACTggaattataaaatttgatttacAAGCAGAACCAGACACAAAAAAGGAAAAGCTTGAAGTGGGAGGAAATGTTAGTGGCATCTTTGATCTCGGACCTGGGAGATTCGGATCAGAGGCAATCTTTGTTCCCCAGAATCCTGATAATAcatgtgaagaagatgatggcTACTTAATTTTCTTTGTCCATGATGAGAGCAGTGG GAAGTCGGAAGTGAATATAATCGATGCAAAAACGATGTCGGCTGATCCTGTTGCTATAGTGGAACTCCCCAGAAGAGTCCCATATGGTTTCCATGCCTTCTTTGTAACTGAG GAGCAACTTCAGAAACAGGCTTAG